One window of Rasiella rasia genomic DNA carries:
- a CDS encoding helix-turn-helix domain-containing protein has protein sequence MLKTLQIIALIQGVFVLTVLFINRKEYKKTTFWLLFGSLISVLLYVAGDDDNNLFVQDADWFLFDSSLFVTFLFLFFRYYKNGKEKFAKLDYLFFLPNIIYFFIEALEIWMVEENSIVEIFESIIELTFVAYLALIIYSILTTRTKHWIIYFAIPIALIFALSSLDELLNVFIKVELPFLNDKNFNTYLLLVVAFLFYFIAFKLLSKGKDVLPNVEISKYKNSNLNPKLIEQYKADLVRSMETDKLYLNNKLSIVDVSDKLNIPRQYISEVLNEHMNVSFQDFVNEYRVEEFVNRLKNDQNNHFTLLGIATDVGFNSKSSFNATFKKHKGLTPTQFKNSLS, from the coding sequence ATGCTAAAAACACTACAAATAATTGCCTTAATACAAGGTGTTTTTGTCCTTACGGTATTGTTTATCAATCGTAAAGAATACAAGAAAACTACGTTTTGGTTGCTCTTTGGAAGTTTGATTTCAGTGCTACTGTATGTGGCAGGCGATGATGATAATAACCTATTTGTTCAAGATGCAGACTGGTTTCTGTTCGATAGTTCACTATTTGTAACATTCCTATTCCTGTTTTTCCGATACTATAAAAATGGGAAAGAAAAATTCGCCAAGCTTGATTACCTTTTCTTTTTGCCTAATATCATTTATTTCTTTATTGAAGCGCTTGAAATATGGATGGTTGAAGAAAATTCAATTGTTGAAATATTTGAAAGCATTATAGAGTTAACATTTGTGGCGTATTTGGCTTTGATAATATATTCAATCCTGACTACCAGAACGAAACATTGGATAATCTATTTTGCGATTCCGATAGCATTGATATTTGCTTTGTCATCTTTAGATGAATTACTGAATGTTTTTATTAAAGTTGAATTACCTTTTCTTAATGACAAGAATTTCAACACTTATCTTCTATTGGTCGTTGCCTTTTTGTTTTATTTTATAGCGTTCAAATTGTTAAGTAAGGGTAAAGATGTCCTACCAAATGTTGAAATTAGCAAATACAAAAATTCCAACCTTAATCCAAAACTAATTGAACAATACAAAGCGGACTTAGTTCGCTCAATGGAAACGGATAAATTGTATCTCAATAACAAATTATCAATTGTCGATGTTTCAGATAAACTAAATATTCCACGCCAATATATTTCGGAAGTATTGAATGAACATATGAATGTAAGTTTTCAAGATTTCGTGAATGAATATCGTGTAGAAGAATTCGTAAATCGACTTAAAAACGACCAGAATAATCATTTTACACTTCTTGGTATTGCTACGGATGTTGGATTTAATTCCAAGTCCTCATTTAACGCAACCTTCAAGAAACATAAGGGTTTAACACCTACTCAATTCAAAAATAGTCTTTCCTAA
- a CDS encoding HD domain-containing protein: protein MNTELIIKTEKHCKKLLKSGRCRSLQFHNYRHTAEVAHNANFLAQKSNLTDVEREMVVIAAYFHDVGNIEITIGHEKLSCTIAREFLQKQNFPKEKIKIVENTILSTEMGREPTNLLEKILNDADLSHLGMTTFSERNRLLRKEWETFLDMTFTDDEWIKLNVKFLNEHHFYTEAAKTAFENQKKQNLILLQEAL, encoded by the coding sequence ATGAACACTGAATTAATTATTAAGACAGAAAAACACTGCAAAAAACTTTTAAAAAGCGGAAGGTGTCGCTCTTTACAATTCCATAACTATCGGCATACAGCAGAAGTCGCTCATAATGCAAATTTCCTTGCACAAAAATCGAACCTGACAGACGTGGAAAGAGAAATGGTAGTGATAGCCGCTTATTTTCACGATGTCGGCAACATCGAAATAACAATAGGTCACGAAAAGTTAAGTTGTACAATTGCAAGAGAATTTTTGCAAAAACAGAATTTTCCAAAAGAGAAAATCAAGATAGTGGAAAATACTATCCTTTCAACGGAAATGGGAAGAGAGCCAACAAATCTATTAGAAAAAATATTGAACGACGCAGATTTAAGCCATTTAGGAATGACCACTTTTTCAGAGAGAAATCGATTGCTGCGTAAAGAATGGGAAACTTTTCTGGATATGACATTCACAGATGATGAATGGATAAAATTGAATGTAAAATTTTTGAATGAACACCATTTTTATACAGAAGCAGCAAAAACTGCATTTGAAAATCAAAAAAAACAGAATCTAATTTTATTACAAGAAGCCCTCTAA
- a CDS encoding COG4705 family protein: MKKAKVISEGLNKVAKITLLFWIMKIIATTLGETLGDLLAHTLQLGYAIGLAITAVFFLLVLAIQLMAKKYIPLLFWLVIVGTTTVGTEISDFMDRTLHLGYLAGSLILITLLINTLWIWKSTIGKIEVYPIFNKKVELFYWIAILFSNSLGTAFGDFLSDNVGLSYLQGALVTAGVIVIVVLLHYTTKISHIILFWIAFIFTRPFGATFGDLLTKTTAEGGMDLGTIPATAVSVALLGILIFYSHKKKLV, encoded by the coding sequence ATGAAAAAGGCAAAAGTTATCTCAGAGGGTTTAAACAAAGTCGCAAAGATTACATTGCTCTTTTGGATAATGAAAATTATCGCAACTACATTGGGCGAAACATTGGGCGACCTTTTGGCACATACGCTACAATTAGGATATGCGATTGGTCTTGCCATTACCGCTGTATTTTTTCTGTTGGTGTTAGCAATACAATTAATGGCTAAAAAGTACATTCCATTGTTATTTTGGTTGGTCATTGTCGGCACCACAACCGTAGGTACTGAAATATCGGATTTTATGGATAGGACATTGCATTTAGGCTACCTCGCAGGATCATTGATTTTGATAACACTATTGATAAACACCCTTTGGATATGGAAAAGCACCATTGGAAAAATTGAAGTGTATCCCATTTTCAATAAAAAAGTGGAACTGTTTTATTGGATTGCAATTTTATTCTCTAACAGCTTGGGCACAGCCTTTGGCGATTTTTTAAGTGATAATGTAGGCTTGAGTTATTTGCAAGGTGCATTGGTAACCGCAGGTGTTATTGTAATTGTTGTTTTGTTGCATTACACCACCAAAATAAGCCATATCATTTTGTTTTGGATTGCGTTTATTTTCACGAGGCCATTCGGCGCAACATTTGGCGATTTGCTTACAAAGACGACGGCTGAAGGCGGTATGGACTTGGGAACAATTCCCGCAACGGCAGTGAGTGTTGCACTATTGGGCATATTGATTTTTTACAGTCATAAAAAGAAGTTGGTATAG
- a CDS encoding phosphatase PAP2 family protein, with amino-acid sequence MKKAFLKKAFLLFFSLFFSLVTFQIQAQDTSETKPEIGTTQKIGDVVLFALPAATLGTSFIIGDKKGAWQFTKGLLLTVGVTYGLKYSINKQRPDMSNDNAFPSGHTSTVFHSAGYVHRRYGFKYAIPSYALAGFTAASRIDSNKHDILDVIAGAAIGLGSNLLFTTEYQQEHMELTYSNFEGNHMVGFKFKF; translated from the coding sequence ATGAAAAAAGCATTTTTAAAAAAAGCGTTTTTACTCTTTTTTAGCTTATTCTTTAGCCTTGTAACATTTCAAATACAAGCTCAAGATACGAGCGAAACAAAGCCCGAAATTGGTACAACCCAAAAAATTGGTGATGTCGTCTTATTTGCATTGCCTGCCGCAACTTTAGGAACAAGTTTTATAATTGGTGATAAAAAAGGGGCTTGGCAGTTTACTAAAGGCCTTCTGCTTACCGTAGGCGTAACCTATGGCCTAAAATATTCCATCAACAAACAGCGACCGGATATGAGCAATGATAACGCTTTTCCATCCGGACATACTTCAACGGTTTTTCATAGCGCAGGATATGTGCATAGACGTTACGGGTTTAAATATGCCATACCATCTTATGCATTAGCAGGCTTTACAGCTGCAAGCCGTATCGATAGTAACAAACACGATATACTCGATGTAATTGCAGGTGCTGCAATCGGTCTTGGAAGCAATTTATTATTCACTACAGAGTATCAACAAGAGCATATGGAATTGACCTATTCAAATTTTGAGGGCAATCATATGGTAGGTTTCAAATTTAAATTTTAA
- a CDS encoding methyltransferase family protein, producing the protein MALQEELKTQGDFLFKNRSYLPLIILGIGLSVYIYTEYYEIETPETWLSESFEYICLGVSLLGLAIRIFTVGHTPKNTSGRNTKGGQLADELNTTGIYSVVRHPLYLGNFFMWLGVAMLTENAWFTVAFIFFYAFYYERIMYAEENFLRNKFGQTYLDWAENVPAFIPSLKNYTKPKYAFSIKKVLKKEKNGLCAIFLLFWIFDLVGDLVEKEPFEFETEFWFYGAIITTLIYLILKVLKKRKLLDETNR; encoded by the coding sequence ATGGCATTACAAGAAGAATTAAAAACACAGGGCGATTTTCTATTTAAAAACAGAAGTTATCTGCCTTTAATTATTTTAGGAATTGGACTATCGGTATACATCTACACCGAATATTATGAGATTGAAACACCTGAAACCTGGTTGTCCGAAAGTTTCGAGTATATCTGTCTTGGCGTAAGCTTGCTCGGTCTTGCAATCAGAATTTTTACCGTTGGGCATACACCTAAAAATACATCGGGAAGAAATACAAAAGGTGGACAATTGGCCGATGAGTTGAATACCACAGGGATCTATTCAGTAGTGAGGCATCCATTATATCTCGGAAACTTCTTTATGTGGCTCGGTGTTGCAATGCTTACTGAAAATGCTTGGTTTACAGTTGCTTTTATTTTCTTCTATGCTTTTTATTATGAGCGTATAATGTATGCCGAAGAAAATTTTCTACGGAATAAATTCGGGCAAACGTATTTAGATTGGGCAGAGAATGTTCCAGCATTTATTCCATCTCTCAAAAATTATACAAAACCGAAATACGCTTTTAGTATTAAAAAAGTACTCAAAAAGGAAAAGAATGGGCTTTGCGCAATATTTCTACTTTTTTGGATTTTCGATTTGGTGGGCGATTTGGTTGAAAAAGAACCTTTTGAATTTGAAACTGAGTTTTGGTTTTATGGTGCAATTATCACAACCTTGATTTATCTGATTTTGAAAGTATTGAAAAAACGAAAATTGTTAGACGAAACAAACCGCTAA